One window of the Pseudomonadota bacterium genome contains the following:
- the hflX gene encoding GTPase HflX produces MILCPLLPGNQRSETQRLEEAAGLARAIDLEVVEARAVAVRTPKPGTLFGKGQVEGLAGDIAADEIGLVVVDWSLSPVQQRNLEKAWNAKVIDRTGLILDIFGERARTKEGVLQVEMAALSYQRSRLVRSWTHLERQRGGLGFVGGPGESQLEVDRRLIDERLARIRRELETVVRTREQHRQARRKVPYPIVALVGYTNAGKSTLFNRLTGATVYADDQVFATLDPTMRGITLPSGRKVIASDTVGFISDLPTMLVAAFRATLEEVIEADVIVHVRDISDPDTEAQKQDVLDVMSQLGLDDKIQADGLVEVQNKIDLLDAEERERVDAVVRRRSDTVAISAVTGEGTEHLMAVLDERLIDGRRVVDLVVPVEDGRAMAFLYSHGEVLERRDDEAAIRVKVGLDPKDLARYERMVAGRDG; encoded by the coding sequence CTGATCCTGTGCCCGCTGCTGCCTGGCAACCAGCGCAGCGAGACCCAGCGATTGGAGGAGGCCGCCGGACTGGCGCGCGCCATCGACCTTGAGGTTGTTGAGGCGCGCGCTGTTGCCGTGCGCACGCCCAAGCCCGGCACCTTGTTCGGCAAGGGACAGGTCGAGGGACTGGCTGGTGACATCGCAGCCGATGAAATCGGTCTGGTCGTGGTGGACTGGTCACTGTCGCCGGTTCAGCAACGCAATCTGGAAAAGGCCTGGAACGCCAAGGTCATCGACCGAACCGGGCTGATTCTGGATATCTTCGGCGAGCGCGCGCGCACCAAGGAAGGCGTGCTGCAGGTCGAAATGGCGGCGCTCAGCTATCAGCGCAGCCGCCTGGTCCGCTCATGGACTCATTTGGAGCGCCAACGCGGCGGGTTGGGTTTTGTCGGCGGCCCCGGCGAATCCCAGCTTGAGGTCGACCGGCGCCTGATTGATGAACGTTTGGCGCGGATCCGGCGCGAACTGGAGACGGTCGTGCGCACCCGCGAACAGCACCGCCAGGCGCGCCGCAAGGTGCCGTACCCGATCGTCGCCCTGGTCGGCTACACCAATGCCGGCAAGTCGACTCTGTTCAACCGTCTGACCGGCGCGACCGTCTATGCCGACGACCAAGTCTTCGCGACGCTTGATCCGACCATGCGCGGTATCACGCTGCCGTCCGGCCGCAAGGTCATCGCCTCCGACACCGTCGGGTTCATTTCGGATCTGCCGACCATGCTGGTTGCCGCGTTCCGCGCGACCCTTGAGGAGGTCATCGAGGCCGACGTGATTGTGCATGTGCGCGATATCAGCGACCCCGACACGGAAGCCCAGAAACAGGACGTGCTTGATGTCATGTCCCAGTTGGGTCTGGACGATAAAATTCAGGCTGACGGCTTGGTCGAGGTGCAGAACAAGATCGACCTGTTGGATGCGGAAGAGCGCGAGCGCGTCGACGCCGTGGTGCGCCGTCGCTCGGACACGGTGGCGATATCGGCGGTCACAGGTGAGGGGACCGAGCACCTGATGGCGGTCCTCGACGAGCGGTTGATTGACGGGCGCCGGGTTGTCGATCTGGTCGTGCCGGTCGAGGATGGCCGCGCGATGGCGTTTCTCTACAGCCACGGCGAGGTCTTGGAGCGGCGCGACGACGAAGCCGCCATCCGCGTGAAGGTTGGCCTCGACCCAAAGGACCTGGCCCGCTACGAGCGAATGGTTGCCGGCCGAGACGGTTAG
- the hfq gene encoding RNA chaperone Hfq has product MSNDKPQNLQDTFLNNVRKNKLPVTIFLVNGVKLQGVITWFDNFCMLLRRDGHSQLVYKHAVSTVMPSAPVRLFDQEEAEETANA; this is encoded by the coding sequence ATGTCAAACGACAAGCCTCAGAATTTGCAAGACACGTTTCTCAACAACGTACGCAAGAACAAGCTGCCGGTGACGATTTTCCTCGTCAACGGTGTCAAGCTTCAGGGTGTGATCACCTGGTTCGATAACTTCTGTATGCTGCTGCGCCGCGACGGCCATTCGCAGTTGGTCTACAAACACGCGGTCTCGACCGTCATGCCTTCAGCACCGGTTCGCCTGTTCGATCAGGAAGAGGCCGAGGAGACCGCCAACGCCTGA
- the trkA gene encoding Trk system potassium transporter TrkA → MQVIVCGAGQVGLNIARYLASEANDVTVIDMDPSRVKSVTDTIDVKGLVGFASHPPVLQEAGADDADMLIAVTHADEVNMVACQVAHSQFNVPTKIARVRHQSYLDPAWRNMFSRDHMPIDVIISPEVEVARAIIRRLEVPGALDVIPMAGDKVRAIAVRCMPDCPVVDTPLYELTELFPDLHIFVVGIIRDDELIVPRPEMEMREGDEVYFVADTEHVRRGMVAFGHDEPEARRVIIVGGGNIGLFVARELEDGHGDVRAKLIEVDEHRARSVADALNRTTVLLGDALEQEILSEANVSQSEAVVAVSNDDEVNILSSLLAKRLGADWAITLVNSMSYGPLVGNLGIDVVVNPRGSTVSTILQHVRRGRIRGVHSVREGAGEFIEAEALDTSSIAGKRIRDIKLPKGILIGSIVRGSEVIIPRGDTTIMAKDRVVLFTNADLVRKVEKLFSVGLEFF, encoded by the coding sequence ATGCAAGTTATCGTTTGCGGCGCCGGCCAGGTCGGCTTGAACATCGCGCGTTACCTGGCGAGCGAGGCCAACGACGTCACCGTCATCGACATGGACCCGAGCCGGGTTAAGAGCGTGACGGATACCATCGACGTCAAGGGGCTGGTCGGCTTTGCCTCTCATCCGCCGGTCTTGCAAGAGGCTGGCGCCGACGATGCCGACATGCTGATCGCCGTTACCCACGCGGACGAGGTCAACATGGTTGCCTGCCAGGTAGCCCATTCGCAGTTCAACGTGCCGACCAAGATCGCCCGGGTGCGCCATCAGTCCTATCTGGACCCGGCGTGGCGCAACATGTTCAGCCGCGACCACATGCCGATCGACGTCATCATCTCTCCGGAGGTCGAGGTGGCGCGGGCCATTATTCGCCGCCTGGAGGTGCCGGGCGCGCTGGATGTGATCCCGATGGCCGGCGACAAGGTGCGCGCGATCGCCGTGCGCTGCATGCCCGACTGCCCGGTGGTCGATACCCCGCTCTATGAGCTCACCGAACTCTTCCCGGATCTGCATATCTTCGTCGTCGGCATCATTCGCGACGACGAACTGATCGTGCCGCGTCCGGAAATGGAGATGCGCGAGGGCGATGAGGTCTATTTTGTCGCCGATACCGAACACGTGCGCCGCGGCATGGTGGCGTTCGGCCATGACGAACCGGAAGCGCGGCGCGTCATCATTGTCGGTGGCGGCAACATTGGGCTTTTCGTGGCCAGAGAGTTGGAAGACGGACATGGCGATGTCCGCGCCAAACTGATCGAGGTCGACGAGCACCGCGCGCGGAGCGTTGCCGACGCGCTTAACCGCACCACGGTCCTGTTGGGCGACGCGCTGGAACAGGAGATTCTGAGCGAAGCCAATGTCAGCCAGTCGGAAGCAGTGGTCGCCGTCTCGAACGACGACGAGGTGAACATTCTCTCGTCCCTTTTGGCCAAACGACTTGGCGCCGATTGGGCCATCACCCTGGTCAACAGCATGAGTTACGGGCCGCTGGTCGGCAATCTGGGTATCGACGTTGTCGTCAACCCGCGCGGCTCTACGGTGTCGACCATTCTGCAGCACGTGCGCCGAGGCCGTATCCGTGGCGTCCACAGCGTGCGCGAGGGCGCGGGCGAGTTTATCGAGGCCGAGGCCTTGGATACGTCAAGCATCGCCGGCAAGCGCATCCGGGATATCAAACTGCCCAAAGGTATTCTGATTGGCTCTATCGTGCGCGGTAGCGAGGTCATCATTCCGCGCGGCGACACCACTATCATGGCCAAGGACCGCGTTGTGCTGTTCACCAATGCCGATCTGGTGCGTAAGGTCGAAAAGCTCTTCTCGGTCGGATTGGAGTTCTTCTGA
- the mazG gene encoding nucleoside triphosphate pyrophosphohydrolase, giving the protein MSDIQRLLDIMASLRNPDGGCPWDVAQDFRTIAPYTIEESYEVAEAIENEDWVALRGELGDLLFQVVFHARMAEEAGHFDFGDVVTEISDKMVRRHPHVFGDKTSIDGADQQTAAWEDMKAAERAERAERDGRRASVLDGVSAALPALTRAEKIQKRVARVGFDWPDATRVLVDVDEELDELKEEIAATAPNDRLEDELGDLLFTIVNLARHLEVDAEAALRRTNAKFQRRFRYVESRLEADGRAPETSTLEEMDQLWHEAKDAEHQAAE; this is encoded by the coding sequence ATGAGCGACATCCAACGCCTACTTGATATCATGGCAAGCCTGCGCAACCCCGATGGCGGATGCCCCTGGGATGTCGCCCAGGACTTCCGCACCATTGCTCCCTATACGATCGAGGAATCCTATGAGGTCGCCGAGGCGATCGAGAACGAGGATTGGGTGGCGCTTCGGGGCGAGCTGGGCGACCTGCTGTTCCAGGTCGTGTTTCACGCGCGCATGGCCGAAGAGGCCGGCCACTTCGACTTCGGCGATGTCGTCACCGAAATCAGCGACAAGATGGTGCGCCGCCACCCTCATGTCTTCGGTGACAAGACGAGCATCGACGGCGCGGATCAGCAGACCGCCGCCTGGGAAGACATGAAGGCGGCAGAGCGCGCCGAACGCGCCGAACGCGACGGCCGGCGCGCCAGCGTGCTGGATGGCGTGAGCGCCGCCCTACCCGCTCTGACGCGGGCCGAGAAGATCCAGAAACGCGTCGCCCGCGTCGGCTTCGACTGGCCCGACGCAACGCGCGTTCTTGTCGACGTCGACGAGGAACTCGATGAGCTAAAGGAAGAGATCGCCGCCACGGCACCCAACGACAGGCTCGAGGACGAGTTGGGCGACCTGCTCTTCACCATCGTCAACCTGGCGCGGCATCTGGAGGTCGACGCCGAGGCTGCACTGAGGCGCACCAACGCCAAGTTTCAGCGCCGCTTCCGCTATGTTGAGTCACGCCTGGAGGCCGATGGTCGTGCTCCAGAAACGAGCACGCTGGAGGAGATGGACCAGCTTTGGCACGAGGCCAAGGACGCCGAGCACCAGGCGGCCGAGTAA
- a CDS encoding ceramidase domain-containing protein, whose protein sequence is MDDKIFNYCERGLDPGFWAEPINAVTNAAFVIAGLAAFYLLARQPAGSRRLVDYWLAALVCIIGIGSFLFHTYATPWAGLADVLPIAIMMLSYLTVALRRYLGATWLWTGVGLVVFVVAYVLAGQILCDGERCLNGSLGYFPAFIALMLIGGWLVARGDKPTGWGLLAAAGVFAVSLAFRSVDFHVCDHTHVGHDHGPLGTHFMWHVLNAVMLYILVRVAIRFERPKTA, encoded by the coding sequence ATGGACGACAAGATCTTTAACTATTGCGAGCGTGGCCTGGATCCGGGCTTCTGGGCCGAGCCGATCAACGCGGTCACCAACGCGGCCTTTGTCATCGCCGGGTTGGCCGCATTTTACCTCTTGGCGCGCCAGCCGGCCGGCAGTCGGCGCCTGGTCGACTATTGGCTGGCGGCGCTGGTCTGTATCATCGGCATCGGCAGCTTCCTGTTCCACACCTACGCGACACCTTGGGCGGGTCTGGCCGACGTCCTGCCGATCGCCATCATGATGCTTAGCTATCTGACTGTCGCGCTGCGCCGGTATCTGGGCGCCACCTGGCTGTGGACCGGTGTCGGGCTCGTCGTCTTCGTCGTGGCCTATGTGCTCGCCGGCCAAATCCTGTGCGACGGCGAACGCTGTCTGAACGGGTCGCTCGGCTACTTCCCGGCGTTCATCGCGCTGATGTTGATCGGTGGCTGGCTGGTCGCGCGCGGCGACAAGCCAACCGGTTGGGGTTTGTTGGCCGCGGCCGGCGTGTTCGCGGTCTCTCTGGCGTTCCGCAGCGTCGACTTCCACGTCTGCGACCACACCCATGTCGGCCATGACCACGGGCCGCTGGGCACGCACTTCATGTGGCACGTGCTGAACGCCGTCATGCTCTACATCCTGGTGCGTGTGGCGATCCGTTTCGAGCGGCCGAAAACCGCTTAA
- a CDS encoding D-amino-acid transaminase: MSRVAYVNGRYVPHNKAQVSIDDRGHVFADGVYEVTLVVGGRMIDLEGHVVRLERSLRELDMPQPMSSRALIHIMNQTIKRNRVKDGMVYLQVNRGTAPRNHVYDNGDLEPSVVCTAKSVPLPSDADAVDGVKVISQPDIRWGRVDIKTVSLLPNALAKTAAAKEGAYEAFLVDDDGYVTECSASNAWIVDKDGRVVTRPLSNEILPGITRDRVIKLAKEHGIEVVERPFTLAEAKSAREAFLTSTTSFVKPVTQIDDVTIGNGHPGTVTRTLLGAYLNFIREIRQPAT, encoded by the coding sequence ATGTCACGTGTGGCTTATGTGAATGGGCGGTATGTGCCGCACAACAAGGCGCAGGTCAGCATCGACGACCGCGGCCATGTGTTCGCCGATGGCGTCTATGAGGTGACGCTGGTCGTTGGCGGCCGCATGATCGACCTAGAAGGGCATGTGGTTCGGCTGGAGCGGTCATTGCGCGAGTTGGACATGCCCCAGCCGATGTCGAGCCGTGCGCTGATTCACATCATGAATCAGACGATCAAGCGGAACCGTGTGAAGGACGGCATGGTCTACTTGCAGGTGAACCGGGGCACGGCGCCGCGCAACCACGTCTATGACAACGGCGACCTGGAGCCTTCCGTCGTCTGCACGGCAAAGTCCGTCCCGCTTCCGAGCGACGCTGACGCGGTCGACGGGGTCAAGGTCATTTCCCAACCCGACATCCGCTGGGGCCGGGTCGACATCAAGACCGTGTCGCTGCTGCCCAACGCGCTCGCCAAGACCGCCGCTGCCAAAGAAGGGGCCTATGAAGCCTTCCTGGTCGATGATGACGGCTATGTCACCGAGTGTAGCGCGTCGAACGCCTGGATTGTTGACAAGGATGGCCGCGTCGTGACGCGACCGCTCAGCAACGAGATCCTGCCGGGCATCACTCGCGATCGTGTGATCAAGCTGGCAAAGGAACACGGGATCGAGGTTGTCGAACGTCCGTTCACCCTGGCCGAGGCCAAGAGCGCGCGCGAGGCGTTCTTGACCAGCACCACGTCGTTTGTGAAACCGGTCACACAGATCGATGACGTCACCATCGGCAACGGCCATCCGGGCACCGTGACAAGGACACTGTTGGGCGCGTATCTCAATTTCATTCGCGAAATCAGACAACCGGCAACTTAA
- a CDS encoding CPBP family intramembrane glutamic endopeptidase, translated as MAPPTGRNLRLWAELLLLFIAAPVIMATELPSSFMWPALATVAVIGIVLLSITPGFRWRDLVSRRGLRIDWVVVAVFVVIAIAVCIALTVWLVPERLFGFPQGKTKMWLVVMVAYPLVSAIPQELVFRVLFFERYGHLFPNIGVAIALNAGLFGLAHLFYWNWPAVVLTTAAGAIFAWAYASRQSFGMACLLHALGGQIVFTVGMGIYFFHGAVGRV; from the coding sequence ATGGCGCCGCCGACGGGCAGAAATCTGCGGCTTTGGGCCGAGTTGCTGCTGCTGTTCATAGCCGCGCCAGTCATCATGGCAACTGAGCTGCCCAGCAGCTTCATGTGGCCCGCCCTGGCCACGGTCGCCGTCATCGGTATTGTGCTGCTCAGCATCACGCCCGGGTTTCGCTGGCGCGATCTGGTGTCGCGCCGGGGGCTGCGCATCGACTGGGTCGTGGTGGCGGTCTTTGTCGTCATCGCGATCGCCGTCTGTATTGCGCTGACGGTCTGGCTGGTGCCGGAGCGGTTGTTCGGCTTTCCCCAGGGCAAGACAAAGATGTGGCTTGTCGTGATGGTCGCCTATCCGCTGGTCTCGGCGATCCCCCAGGAGCTCGTCTTTCGGGTGTTGTTCTTTGAGCGCTACGGCCATCTGTTCCCCAACATCGGCGTTGCGATCGCGTTGAACGCCGGTCTCTTCGGCCTGGCGCATCTGTTCTACTGGAACTGGCCCGCGGTCGTGCTGACGACGGCCGCCGGCGCCATCTTCGCCTGGGCCTATGCCAGCCGGCAGTCATTCGGCATGGCCTGCCTGCTGCACGCCTTGGGCGGCCAGATCGTCTTCACTGTCGGCATGGGGATCTACTTCTTCCACGGCGCCGTCGGGCGCGTTTAG
- a CDS encoding TatD family hydrolase: MLVDSHCHLDFPDFADELDAIVARAHETGVGVMQTICTRLTKFEQVRAIAERYDNMWCSVGVHPHNVESEGIADPETIISLADHPKVIGIGETGLDYFYDHSPREEQRESFRAHIAAARETGLPLIVHTRDADDDTMAILEDEMGKGAYRGLIHCFSTSRELAERSLAIGLSISLSGILTFKKAEELRETAQAVPLDRLLVETDAPYLAPMPYRGKRNEPSYINKTASLLAELKGVSEDALATATTDNFFNLFSKASDPRL; the protein is encoded by the coding sequence ATGCTGGTCGACAGCCACTGCCATCTGGATTTTCCCGATTTCGCCGACGAGCTCGACGCCATCGTGGCACGCGCTCACGAAACCGGCGTCGGCGTGATGCAGACGATCTGCACGCGGCTGACCAAGTTCGAGCAGGTCCGCGCCATTGCTGAGCGTTACGACAATATGTGGTGCTCAGTTGGCGTCCATCCGCACAACGTCGAAAGCGAAGGCATCGCAGACCCCGAGACCATCATCAGCCTGGCCGACCATCCTAAGGTTATCGGCATCGGCGAGACCGGCCTCGACTACTTCTATGACCACAGCCCGCGTGAGGAACAGCGTGAGAGTTTCCGCGCTCATATTGCCGCGGCGCGCGAGACCGGCCTGCCGCTGATCGTGCACACGCGCGATGCCGACGACGACACCATGGCGATCCTGGAAGACGAAATGGGGAAGGGTGCCTATCGCGGCCTCATCCACTGCTTCAGCACCTCACGCGAACTGGCCGAGAGGAGCTTGGCCATCGGGCTCTCCATTTCGCTGTCCGGGATCCTGACCTTCAAGAAGGCCGAGGAGCTGCGCGAGACCGCACAGGCCGTGCCACTCGACCGGCTGCTGGTCGAGACCGATGCGCCGTACCTGGCGCCAATGCCTTATCGCGGCAAACGTAACGAGCCGTCTTATATCAATAAAACCGCATCGTTACTGGCAGAATTAAAAGGCGTATCGGAAGACGCGTTGGCAACGGCGACGACCGATAATTTCTTTAATCTGTTCTCTAAAGCGTCTGATCCACGCCTTTGA
- the metG gene encoding methionine--tRNA ligase: MTGDRSYYITTPIYYVNDNPHIGHAYTTLACDVMARFKRLDGYDVMFLTGTDEHGQKVEKSAHDAGVDPQAFCDRVSQRFRDLEHLFGYTNDDFIRTTEPRHKASVQALWTRLLDAGEIYLGKYAGWYSVRDEAFYTESELVDGPDGGKIAPSGAPVEWVEEPSYFFKLSEWQDRLLALYDAHPDMILPATRRNEVISFVKGGLQDLSVSRTSFKWGIPVPDDDDHVMYVWLDALTNYITAVGFPDEESALFKKFWPADVHMVGKDILRFHAVYWPAFLMAAGIEPPKRIYAHGWWTNEGQKISKSLGNIIDPHQIVEEYGLDQVRYFLLREVPFGNDGDFSHAAMIHRANGDLANDFGNLAQRVLSMVAKNCGGSVPDPGDYSDDDTALLGAADGLLDEVRGHLDVQAFHLALTAIWKVVGEANRYVDEQAPWALRKTDPARMATVLYVLSETIRHLALLTQPFVPDAASRMLDQLGVSDDRRGFIALSPHHRLVPGTVLPKPEPVFPRYVEPEEGAA; the protein is encoded by the coding sequence ATGACCGGGGACCGCAGCTACTACATCACGACGCCGATCTATTACGTCAACGACAACCCGCATATCGGCCACGCCTATACGACACTGGCCTGCGATGTCATGGCGCGGTTCAAGCGGCTGGACGGCTATGACGTGATGTTTCTGACCGGCACCGACGAGCATGGCCAGAAGGTCGAGAAGTCGGCCCATGACGCCGGCGTCGACCCGCAGGCGTTTTGCGACCGCGTGTCTCAGCGCTTCCGCGACCTCGAACATTTGTTCGGTTACACCAACGATGACTTCATCCGCACGACCGAGCCGCGCCACAAGGCCTCGGTCCAGGCGCTGTGGACGCGTCTGTTAGATGCCGGCGAAATCTATCTGGGCAAGTATGCGGGCTGGTATTCGGTGCGCGACGAGGCGTTCTATACGGAAAGCGAGCTCGTTGACGGTCCCGACGGCGGGAAGATCGCCCCGTCGGGCGCTCCGGTCGAATGGGTCGAGGAGCCCAGCTACTTCTTCAAGCTTTCTGAGTGGCAGGACCGGTTGCTCGCACTCTATGACGCCCATCCCGACATGATCCTGCCGGCGACGCGTCGCAACGAGGTCATCAGCTTCGTTAAAGGCGGACTTCAGGATCTCTCGGTCAGCCGAACCAGCTTCAAGTGGGGCATCCCGGTGCCCGACGACGACGACCACGTTATGTATGTCTGGCTCGACGCCCTGACCAACTACATCACCGCCGTCGGTTTTCCCGATGAGGAAAGCGCGCTCTTCAAAAAGTTCTGGCCCGCCGACGTGCACATGGTGGGTAAGGACATCCTGCGTTTTCACGCGGTTTACTGGCCGGCCTTTCTGATGGCCGCCGGCATCGAACCGCCCAAGCGCATCTATGCCCACGGCTGGTGGACCAACGAGGGCCAGAAGATCTCGAAGTCGCTGGGCAACATCATCGACCCGCACCAGATCGTCGAGGAGTACGGCCTCGACCAGGTCCGCTACTTCCTGCTGCGCGAGGTGCCGTTCGGCAATGACGGCGACTTTTCCCACGCCGCCATGATCCATCGCGCCAACGGCGACCTGGCCAACGACTTCGGCAATCTGGCCCAACGCGTGCTTTCCATGGTCGCCAAAAACTGCGGCGGCTCGGTGCCCGACCCCGGCGACTACAGCGACGACGACACCGCGCTGCTGGGGGCCGCCGACGGGTTGTTGGACGAGGTGCGCGGCCACCTGGACGTCCAGGCCTTCCACCTGGCGCTGACGGCGATTTGGAAGGTGGTCGGCGAGGCCAACCGCTATGTCGACGAACAGGCGCCGTGGGCACTGCGCAAGACCGATCCTGCGCGTATGGCGACCGTGCTCTACGTGCTCTCAGAGACGATCCGCCACCTGGCGCTCCTGACCCAGCCCTTCGTGCCGGATGCCGCGTCGCGCATGCTCGACCAGTTGGGCGTGTCTGACGACAGGCGCGGCTTCATCGCGCTCAGCCCCCACCATCGCCTGGTGCCGGGCACGGTCCTGCCCAAACCGGAGCCCGTTTTCCCGCGTTACGTGGAGCCGGAGGAGGGCGCCGCCTGA
- a CDS encoding aldehyde dehydrogenase family protein has protein sequence MLIENTWKGAATGRTIDCTNPADESVIASIPAANAEDVEQAVDAARRAFDGGWKQTDGKTRAAHLRRFAEGIKSRRDDLAQLETKDNGKPLPESYFDVDTATQIYEMYADLADQLDENGEEAVDLPDDFLRTTVAYRPVGAIGMITPWNYPIEQFTWKVAAAIAAGCTCVVKPSEFTSLTALMLGEIAVDAGMPAGVINIVTGTGPDAGEALVTNPGIDKISFTGSTVTGRRVMAMAAADLKRVSLELGGKNPIIVFDDVDLDRAVEWTAFGAFVNQGQVCTSTSRLLIQDRIADDFLGRLKSLAGSIVVGDGTRDGVQMGPLVNAAQYDKVTGYVAAAQTEGATVFAGGGRPDGLNTGYFLQPTILTDVTPDMSVWREEIFGPVLSVMAFSDEDEAVRLANDTPYGLAATVLSEDTERAERVADQLDAGITWQNCNQVVVIQAPWGGVKKSGMGRELGKWGMQNFLEPKQKTRWLPDAGIGWYDPSTAA, from the coding sequence ATGCTGATTGAGAACACCTGGAAAGGTGCCGCGACCGGTCGGACCATCGACTGCACCAACCCGGCCGATGAGTCGGTCATAGCGTCGATTCCTGCGGCAAACGCCGAGGACGTCGAACAGGCGGTCGATGCGGCGCGGCGCGCCTTCGACGGCGGCTGGAAACAGACGGACGGCAAGACGCGTGCCGCGCATCTGCGCCGGTTCGCCGAGGGCATCAAGTCTCGCCGCGACGACCTCGCTCAACTGGAGACCAAGGACAACGGCAAGCCGCTGCCGGAATCCTATTTCGACGTGGATACGGCCACCCAGATTTACGAAATGTATGCCGACCTTGCCGATCAGCTCGATGAGAACGGTGAGGAAGCAGTCGATCTGCCGGACGATTTTCTGCGCACGACCGTCGCCTATCGCCCGGTTGGCGCCATCGGCATGATCACGCCGTGGAACTATCCGATTGAGCAGTTCACGTGGAAGGTCGCCGCAGCCATCGCCGCCGGCTGCACCTGTGTCGTCAAGCCTTCGGAGTTCACCTCACTGACGGCTCTGATGCTGGGTGAGATTGCTGTCGATGCCGGCATGCCCGCCGGTGTCATCAACATTGTCACGGGAACCGGCCCGGACGCCGGCGAGGCGCTCGTTACCAATCCCGGCATCGACAAGATTTCGTTTACCGGCAGCACGGTGACGGGACGGCGCGTCATGGCAATGGCGGCTGCGGACCTGAAGCGGGTCAGTCTTGAGCTGGGCGGCAAGAACCCAATCATCGTCTTCGACGACGTCGACCTTGATCGCGCCGTCGAATGGACCGCCTTCGGCGCGTTCGTCAATCAAGGGCAGGTCTGCACATCGACATCGCGCTTGCTGATCCAAGACAGGATTGCCGACGATTTTCTCGGACGGCTCAAGTCGCTTGCCGGATCGATCGTCGTCGGCGATGGCACGCGCGATGGCGTGCAGATGGGCCCCTTGGTTAATGCCGCGCAGTACGACAAGGTGACAGGGTACGTCGCAGCCGCGCAAACGGAAGGCGCCACGGTGTTCGCGGGCGGCGGCCGGCCCGACGGCCTGAACACCGGCTATTTCCTGCAGCCGACAATACTGACCGACGTGACACCGGATATGTCGGTATGGCGCGAGGAGATCTTCGGTCCCGTTCTGAGCGTCATGGCGTTCTCCGACGAGGACGAGGCCGTCAGGCTCGCCAACGACACGCCTTACGGTCTGGCGGCGACCGTTCTTTCAGAGGACACGGAGCGCGCCGAACGCGTCGCCGATCAGCTGGACGCCGGGATTACCTGGCAAAACTGCAATCAGGTGGTCGTCATTCAAGCGCCTTGGGGTGGTGTCAAGAAGAGCGGCATGGGCCGCGAGCTCGGCAAATGGGGCATGCAGAACTTCCTGGAGCCAAAGCAGAAGACGCGCTGGCTGCCCGACGCTGGGATCGGATGGTACGACCCGTCAACGGCGGCCTGA
- a CDS encoding MBL fold metallo-hydrolase: protein MKVIILGCGPSAGVPQIGAVYDDAYLADPRNHRTRSSLLIEHAGTRILVDTSPDLRQQLLRQGVTSVDAVLYTHAHADHSHGIDDLKRVCRSADKALPAYGNRQAMSALKERFGYIFEPMNANFGWYKPHLLENVITTEPFDIGPIRVTPFAQDHVVMETLGFRFDADGQSAAYSIDLKHLDDAAFDIINGVDLWVVDCQNMEENPIHSDLKRTLAWIERAKPRRAVLSHMSDDIDYATVDGLTPGHVQPGYDGLEISL, encoded by the coding sequence ATGAAAGTAATAATCTTGGGCTGCGGTCCATCGGCGGGTGTACCGCAGATCGGCGCGGTGTATGACGATGCTTATCTGGCGGATCCGCGTAATCACAGGACCCGGTCGTCACTCCTGATTGAACACGCGGGAACGCGAATCCTCGTCGACACGTCGCCGGATCTTCGCCAACAGTTGCTGCGCCAAGGCGTCACAAGCGTCGACGCGGTTCTCTACACCCATGCCCACGCCGACCATAGTCACGGCATCGATGACCTGAAACGCGTGTGCCGGTCGGCCGACAAAGCTCTGCCTGCCTATGGCAACCGCCAGGCGATGAGCGCGCTGAAGGAGCGGTTCGGCTACATATTTGAGCCGATGAACGCCAATTTTGGCTGGTACAAGCCGCATTTGCTGGAAAACGTGATCACGACCGAACCATTTGATATCGGGCCGATCCGCGTCACGCCATTCGCACAGGACCACGTTGTCATGGAGACCCTGGGTTTCCGCTTTGATGCAGACGGTCAAAGCGCAGCGTATTCCATTGACCTCAAGCACCTGGACGATGCGGCGTTCGACATCATCAACGGCGTCGACCTGTGGGTCGTCGACTGCCAGAACATGGAAGAAAACCCGATCCATTCCGACCTCAAGCGCACGCTTGCCTGGATCGAGCGCGCCAAACCACGCCGCGCAGTGCTCAGTCACATGTCCGACGACATCGACTACGCGACGGTGGACGGCCTGACGCCAGGGCACGTACAGCCGGGTTATGACGGGTTGGAGATCAGCCTCTAA